In one Vibrio sp. VB16 genomic region, the following are encoded:
- a CDS encoding glycine cleavage system protein R — protein MKHLIITVIGKDRPGLVELLSDSVYQNNGNWLSSRLSKLAGQFAGILQIEIDEQHIKALRQALDQIEELQIHIVEEKSQALSSPVLHYLTVTVNDRPGIVKEVTAQLNQLGINIHKLKTHTQSAPNWGYPIFLAHFQLSLPDDIELSFVQQKLEMLADDLTVDIDESSPV, from the coding sequence ATGAAGCATCTCATCATCACTGTTATTGGTAAAGATCGTCCTGGTCTGGTTGAACTACTTTCCGATTCGGTATACCAAAACAATGGTAACTGGCTAAGTAGCCGATTAAGTAAATTGGCAGGTCAATTCGCGGGTATTCTACAAATCGAAATAGACGAACAACACATCAAGGCGTTAAGACAGGCATTAGATCAAATTGAAGAGCTCCAGATCCATATCGTTGAAGAAAAAAGTCAGGCATTATCATCGCCAGTACTCCATTACCTTACCGTCACCGTTAATGACCGCCCCGGTATAGTCAAAGAAGTGACCGCTCAACTAAACCAGTTGGGAATCAACATCCACAAACTCAAAACCCACACACAAAGTGCGCCAAACTGGGGCTACCCTATTTTTCTTGCCCATTTTCAGTTATCGCTGCCAGACGATATCGAGCTCAGTTTTGTTCAACAGAAGCTTGAAATGCTTGCCGATGATCTAACGGTTGATATTGATGAATCGTCACCTGTTTAA
- a CDS encoding NAD(P)H nitroreductase gives MDALELLLNRRSIAKLSEPAPGGAVLENIIKAGLRAPDHGGLTPWRFVISQGEGLKKLADILVSAANAEKSEQGVVDKLAKAPFRAPMVITVIAKVTEHNKVPAFEQHLSAGCAAQSMQMAAVAQGFQGFWRSGTWMFHPVVREAFGLETNDEIVGFLYLGTSGCAPMKVPERDLTKFVEYL, from the coding sequence ATGGATGCATTGGAGTTATTATTAAATCGTCGTTCAATTGCTAAGTTATCTGAACCGGCTCCAGGTGGTGCAGTACTGGAGAATATAATAAAAGCAGGATTACGAGCTCCAGACCATGGCGGATTAACCCCATGGCGTTTCGTCATTTCTCAAGGGGAAGGGCTGAAAAAACTGGCTGATATTCTGGTCAGTGCTGCGAATGCGGAGAAGAGCGAGCAGGGGGTTGTAGACAAACTGGCGAAAGCACCATTTCGCGCACCTATGGTCATAACGGTCATCGCAAAGGTGACCGAACACAATAAAGTCCCCGCATTCGAACAGCATTTGTCGGCTGGTTGTGCGGCTCAGTCGATGCAGATGGCGGCAGTAGCACAAGGGTTTCAAGGTTTTTGGCGCTCAGGTACCTGGATGTTTCATCCCGTTGTTCGTGAGGCTTTTGGTTTAGAAACGAACGATGAAATAGTTGGTTTTCTCTATCTAGGGACATCAGGTTGTGCGCCGATGAAAGTACCTGAACGAGATCTGACAAAATTTGTTGAGTACTTGTAG
- a CDS encoding NADPH-dependent 2,4-dienoyl-CoA reductase, producing MYPKLLEPLDLGFTQLKNRVLMGSMHTGLEEHKEGLGRLAAFYEERAKGGVGLIVTGGFSPNFRGRLHPLSAEFSKPKHAKAHQIVTEAVHKQGGKIALQILHAGRYAMHPLAQSASGMKAPISKFAPSEMNERQIKKTIEAFANSASLAQLAGYDGVEVMGSEGYLINQFICKRTNMRYDEWGGNYRKRMRFPLEIVKAIRKVVGEDFIIIFRLSMLDLVEEGSTFDDVIMLAKALEDAGVTIINSGIGWHEARIPTIATQVPRAAFTWVTEKLKPHLKVPVVTCNRINTPEDAERVLEAGHADMVSMARPFLADPEFVVKAEQEKSHLINTCIGCNQACLDSIFQGKRASCLVNPIACYETEIQIQPAKIVKKVAVVGAGPAGLSAATIAAERGHHVDLYEKSDRIGGQFRLAMQIPGKEEFRETIRYFANRIDETGVNLKLSSEVKFDDLSGYDDVIMASGVAPRIPEIKGIDNQDKVIDYQTLIREKTPVGDKVAIVGAGGIGIDVATMLTEPKGNDLNDWLHDWGIDTDLSHPGGLYPHPEPISDMTVWVLQRRKSRVGKGPGKTTGWIHKRTLEKRGVNLMGGVGYESIDDKGLTIDNRGKIELLEADKIVICAGQESVRPFENKWPELKGKLHVIGGADKAGELDAVRAIRQGLEVALKI from the coding sequence ATGTATCCAAAATTATTAGAGCCTCTCGACTTAGGATTTACTCAACTAAAAAACCGAGTATTAATGGGTTCCATGCACACCGGCCTTGAAGAGCACAAAGAAGGGCTGGGTAGATTAGCTGCGTTCTATGAAGAGCGAGCGAAAGGTGGTGTTGGACTGATAGTTACGGGTGGTTTTTCACCCAATTTTCGCGGCCGACTGCATCCATTAAGCGCGGAATTTAGTAAACCTAAGCATGCCAAAGCGCACCAAATAGTGACGGAAGCGGTACATAAACAGGGTGGAAAAATTGCCCTGCAAATACTGCATGCTGGGCGATATGCCATGCATCCACTTGCGCAAAGCGCATCAGGAATGAAGGCACCGATATCCAAATTCGCACCGAGCGAGATGAACGAACGCCAGATTAAAAAGACGATAGAAGCCTTTGCAAATAGTGCATCGTTGGCTCAACTAGCGGGCTATGATGGTGTTGAAGTGATGGGATCGGAAGGCTATCTGATCAATCAATTTATTTGTAAGCGCACCAACATGCGATACGACGAATGGGGTGGCAATTATAGAAAACGGATGCGCTTTCCTTTAGAGATAGTCAAAGCGATTCGCAAAGTGGTTGGTGAAGATTTCATTATTATATTCCGATTATCTATGTTGGATTTAGTCGAAGAAGGCAGCACGTTTGATGACGTTATTATGTTGGCGAAAGCGTTAGAAGATGCTGGTGTGACGATTATCAATAGTGGAATAGGGTGGCATGAAGCCCGAATTCCTACCATCGCGACTCAGGTCCCAAGAGCGGCATTTACGTGGGTAACGGAAAAGCTTAAACCTCACCTTAAGGTACCAGTGGTCACTTGCAATCGCATCAATACGCCTGAGGATGCTGAAAGAGTGCTAGAAGCTGGGCATGCCGATATGGTTTCTATGGCTCGTCCTTTTTTAGCCGATCCAGAGTTTGTGGTAAAAGCTGAACAAGAAAAATCGCATTTAATTAATACCTGCATCGGTTGTAATCAAGCCTGCTTGGACAGCATATTTCAAGGAAAAAGAGCAAGTTGCTTGGTGAATCCAATCGCTTGTTATGAGACCGAAATCCAGATTCAACCTGCCAAGATAGTTAAAAAAGTGGCCGTTGTTGGTGCAGGTCCAGCGGGGCTCTCTGCTGCCACAATTGCTGCGGAACGTGGACATCACGTTGATCTTTATGAAAAAAGTGATCGTATTGGTGGGCAGTTTCGATTAGCGATGCAGATACCAGGTAAAGAAGAATTTAGAGAAACGATTCGCTATTTCGCGAACCGCATCGACGAAACAGGTGTGAACCTAAAACTTAGCTCTGAAGTGAAGTTTGATGATTTGTCTGGGTATGATGATGTCATTATGGCATCAGGTGTGGCACCGAGAATACCAGAGATCAAAGGCATCGATAACCAAGATAAAGTCATTGATTATCAAACATTGATACGAGAAAAAACACCAGTAGGTGACAAGGTAGCGATTGTTGGTGCTGGTGGTATTGGTATTGATGTGGCCACTATGTTGACTGAACCAAAAGGCAATGACCTCAATGATTGGTTACATGACTGGGGAATCGATACCGACTTGAGTCATCCGGGTGGGTTGTATCCGCATCCAGAGCCGATCAGCGATATGACCGTCTGGGTCTTACAGCGACGGAAGAGTCGCGTAGGCAAAGGGCCGGGTAAAACAACGGGTTGGATCCATAAACGCACACTCGAAAAAAGAGGGGTAAACCTGATGGGTGGTGTGGGCTATGAGAGTATCGATGACAAAGGGCTAACGATTGATAACCGCGGCAAGATAGAGCTTTTAGAAGCGGACAAAATCGTTATTTGTGCTGGCCAAGAGTCCGTTCGACCATTTGAAAATAAGTGGCCTGAACTGAAAGGAAAGCTGCATGTTATCGGGGGAGCGGACAAAGCCGGCGAGTTGGATGCGGTTCGGGCGATACGCCAAGGTTTAGAGGTGGCGTTAAAAATCTAA